From the bacterium genome, one window contains:
- the rplW gene encoding 50S ribosomal protein L23: MRDPRKVVILPLVTEKALKLKEKSNVYTFQVDKSANKIEIKHAVETLFKVKVLNVNTQCCKGKEKRVGRYVGYKPAWKKAICKLKDGDKIEIFEGVG; encoded by the coding sequence ATGAGAGATCCGAGGAAAGTAGTTATTCTGCCGTTGGTCACAGAAAAAGCGTTAAAACTTAAAGAGAAATCTAACGTATATACGTTTCAAGTTGATAAGTCTGCTAACAAAATAGAGATAAAGCATGCCGTTGAAACACTATTTAAAGTAAAAGTTCTTAATGTAAACACTCAGTGTTGCAAGGGGAAAGAAAAAAGAGTCGGCAGATATGTCGGCTATAAACCGGCTTGGAAAAAAGCAATTTGTAAACTCAAAGATGGCGATAAAATAGAAATATTTGAAGGCGTAGGATAG
- a CDS encoding T9SS type A sorting domain-containing protein — MKKLFILFMVWVAPLSGQAYVSYHGADSVRICEMKRNAYNRLLQENVDNSKIQAKEMNYLQQAKEWDVSILDSAIGSEVKGTSLALDSKDNPHIAYEKHGTKIIYVSYNPDSSKWVSDLPLGGERPSLALDSLGYPHISSWYNGLRYWVKSDSGWNATQVYPGAWVDWTSIAIDKKGRPHIGWAASLSGADVILHSYWNDTNWVTEIIDTVIGDWGFVSIALDDTNNPHLAYGSDGWNTGLRYAKKTSNNWKIERVDTPSCGVNSMKINADGKPCIAYEVYKITYAVRETSGWVIDTIGTLGRESSLFIDKNNNPHISYLSQTANLFWLTYIWKDSNNIWHSEQLDSFTMGFPNLSATSIAIDNNGYAHISYRGTTGTNESNRTAVLKYAKGKGTGVEEKSNIKNPSTTLRVNQNPFTKSTELRVESKELRVESKEFRENKIEIYDIAGKLIETQSITQSPNNAITKISIGEKLKSGIYFVKVNDYTPVKVVKMNCLK; from the coding sequence ATGAAAAAATTGTTTATTCTATTTATGGTTTGGGTTGCTCCATTATCCGGACAGGCATATGTTAGCTATCACGGAGCGGATTCGGTACGAATATGTGAAATGAAAAGGAATGCTTATAACAGGTTATTACAAGAAAATGTGGATAATTCTAAAATACAAGCGAAAGAGATGAATTATCTTCAGCAGGCGAAAGAATGGGATGTGTCAATATTAGACAGTGCAATTGGCTCTGAAGTTAAGGGCACATCTCTTGCCCTTGATTCAAAAGATAACCCACATATCGCATATGAAAAGCATGGGACTAAAATCATATACGTTTCTTATAATCCAGACAGTTCAAAGTGGGTATCCGATTTGCCGTTAGGCGGGGAAAGACCGTCTTTAGCGTTGGATTCACTGGGGTATCCGCATATAAGCTCTTGGTATAACGGATTGAGGTATTGGGTTAAAAGCGATTCAGGGTGGAACGCAACACAGGTATATCCGGGAGCGTGGGTGGATTGGACATCCATTGCGATTGATAAAAAAGGAAGACCGCATATCGGATGGGCGGCATCCTTATCAGGGGCGGATGTGATTTTACACAGTTATTGGAATGATACGAATTGGGTAACGGAAATAATAGATACGGTGATAGGCGACTGGGGATTTGTTTCGATTGCTCTTGACGATACAAATAATCCTCATCTTGCGTATGGTTCGGATGGATGGAACACGGGACTTAGATATGCAAAAAAAACATCCAATAATTGGAAAATTGAAAGAGTAGATACTCCTTCTTGTGGAGTAAACTCTATGAAAATTAATGCGGATGGAAAACCTTGTATTGCTTACGAAGTCTATAAAATAACATACGCAGTCAGAGAAACATCCGGTTGGGTAATAGATACAATAGGAACTCTTGGTCGCGAATCATCTTTGTTTATTGATAAGAATAACAACCCGCATATAAGTTACTTAAGCCAAACAGCGAATCTCTTCTGGCTGACTTATATCTGGAAAGACAGCAATAACATTTGGCACAGTGAACAATTGGATTCATTTACTATGGGGTTTCCAAACTTATCTGCTACATCTATTGCAATAGATAATAATGGATATGCACATATTAGTTATCGTGGAACTACTGGAACAAACGAATCTAATAGAACAGCTGTATTAAAATATGCAAAAGGGAAAGGAACGGGGGTAGAAGAGAAATCAAATATTAAAAACCCTTCGACTACGCTCAGGGTAAATCAAAATCCGTTTACTAAAAGTACAGAGTTAAGAGTAGAGAGTAAAGAGTTAAGAGTAGAGAGTAAAGAGTTTAGAGAGAACAAAATAGAAATATATGATATTGCAGGGAAGTTAATTGAAACTCAATCAATAACCCAATCACCTAATAACGCAATAACCAAAATATCTATAGGCGAAAAATTGAAATCAGGAATATATTTCGTAAAGGTAAACGATTATACGCCAGTAAAAGTCGTTAAGATGAATTGTTTGAAGTAG
- the rplB gene encoding 50S ribosomal protein L2: MGINKRRPLTPTQRYQEYDDYADVTRTKPTKSLMVAIRKKGGRNSNGRITCRHRGGGHPDLYRIIDFKRDKFGIPAHVESIEYDPNRSTRIALLRYKDGEKRYILAPLGLTVGMQVISGSGSPLRVGNALPLSEIPEGMELHNLELRPGCGGQLIRSAGMTGQILTKEGVYAHIRMPSTEVRLVSLKCFATIGQLSNVEHSSISIGKAGRTRWLGIRPRVRAVHMNPVDHPMGGGEAKSKGHIPQSPTGVPAKGYKTRKRKLSDKYIVKGRKRGK, encoded by the coding sequence ATGGGTATAAATAAAAGAAGACCGTTAACACCAACTCAAAGGTATCAAGAGTATGATGATTATGCGGATGTTACCAGGACTAAACCTACCAAGTCTTTAATGGTAGCGATTAGAAAAAAAGGTGGCCGTAATTCTAATGGTAGAATTACCTGTAGGCATAGGGGTGGCGGACATCCGGATTTATATCGTATTATTGATTTCAAAAGAGACAAATTTGGTATTCCTGCCCATGTTGAAAGTATAGAATATGACCCCAACAGGTCAACCAGAATAGCTCTGCTTCGCTATAAAGATGGCGAAAAAAGATATATTCTTGCTCCATTGGGTTTAACCGTAGGAATGCAGGTGATTTCGGGATCCGGTTCTCCGCTTCGTGTTGGGAATGCGCTTCCTTTATCTGAAATTCCCGAAGGTATGGAACTTCATAATCTTGAACTTAGACCCGGATGTGGTGGTCAGCTTATTCGCAGTGCGGGAATGACGGGACAGATTTTAACTAAAGAAGGCGTTTATGCTCATATAAGAATGCCATCAACCGAAGTAAGACTTGTTTCATTAAAATGTTTTGCCACAATAGGACAATTATCTAACGTAGAACATAGTTCAATTTCCATAGGTAAAGCCGGACGAACTCGTTGGCTCGGAATACGTCCACGCGTAAGAGCCGTTCATATGAATCCTGTAGATCATCCAATGGGTGGCGGAGAAGCTAAATCCAAAGGACATATTCCACAGTCTCCTACAGGTGTCCCGGCAAAAGGTTATAAAACAAGAAAGAGAAAACTTTCAGACAAATATATTGTGAAGGGCAGAAAGAGGGGGAAATAA
- a CDS encoding complex I subunit 1 family protein — MKILFEWLIFPGFVFIFLLSLIVSWIDRKVTARIHYRVGPPWYQGFADFLKLLGKETLIPAEGNKMVFLASPLIGVVGAALVSFILMKTNFNPGVTFVGDLIVILYLLILPPLAIILGGSASANPLAAIGVSREIKLLIAYELPFIIAALIPVVKVDSIQLGSIINYQVQHGTIFTHSISGFLAFFVALICMTAKLGYAPFDVAEAETELAGGAVIEYGGPPLAFTILAKQVLLFTAPIFLSTLFLGGLHFKGLNILWAVLKYVLVLVAFILIKNTNPRLRIDQIIKFFWGKVFIISLIAFVLAILGL, encoded by the coding sequence ATGAAAATTTTATTTGAGTGGCTTATATTTCCGGGATTTGTATTTATATTCCTATTATCTTTAATAGTTTCCTGGATTGACCGCAAAGTAACGGCAAGAATTCATTATAGAGTGGGGCCCCCTTGGTACCAGGGTTTTGCCGACTTCTTAAAATTACTTGGGAAAGAAACTCTTATTCCTGCGGAAGGGAATAAAATGGTTTTTCTTGCTTCTCCCCTCATAGGGGTTGTAGGAGCTGCGCTTGTAAGTTTCATATTAATGAAAACCAATTTCAATCCCGGCGTTACTTTTGTAGGTGACTTAATAGTAATTTTATATTTACTGATTTTGCCTCCTCTGGCAATAATCCTTGGAGGTTCTGCCTCTGCTAATCCTCTTGCTGCAATTGGAGTTTCAAGAGAAATAAAATTACTCATAGCTTATGAGCTGCCTTTTATAATTGCTGCATTAATACCCGTAGTCAAAGTAGATTCCATACAATTAGGTTCAATTATAAATTATCAGGTACAGCATGGAACAATATTTACACATTCCATTTCCGGGTTCCTTGCATTTTTTGTTGCTCTTATCTGTATGACGGCAAAACTTGGATATGCGCCTTTTGACGTAGCAGAAGCAGAAACCGAACTTGCCGGCGGGGCAGTCATAGAATACGGCGGACCTCCTTTAGCGTTTACCATTTTAGCAAAACAAGTTTTATTATTTACCGCTCCAATATTTTTAAGCACCCTATTTCTCGGAGGATTACACTTTAAAGGATTAAATATTTTATGGGCGGTATTAAAATACGTTTTAGTCCTCGTTGCCTTCATTCTCATAAAAAATACAAACCCCCGTCTTCGCATTGACCAGATAATAAAGTTTTTCTGGGGTAAAGTATTTATTATATCTCTTATTGCTTTTGTTCTTGCAATATTAGGGCTATAA
- a CDS encoding T9SS type A sorting domain-containing protein, whose translation MLKFIIISIFTITSLLSGAQQNEVKLLRWEGPSGSKPGTFKEWSVSHPYKTFSTALTKKLSVQRKAGKVVILVDSTIASSLTSELNQLMTNLQYEGYTVSSYNIAGGTPENLRSFLKGLYDNDNIEGALFVGDLPVAWFQVENDYGTYGYAEWPIDLFYMDLNGDWIDTMKYYAVGDSLASGKDSIYDAHSGDVNPEIYVGRLTPTGIGNDTLLIKNYFAKDNAYRNHSIELQHRALVYVEDDWHYWAPEWAGDVSLLYDDTLVVADSNATRVTDYRIKLDTVRAWVSVFAHSWPGGHVFYYNNHASYDYYYASEYTSQDPPANFYNLFACSFARYTESGYGGGRTIFNQSYGVGAIGSTKTGSMLDFYYFYLPLSQGKTMGEAFKDWFYYITAGGVSFDDICWHYGMTLLGDPFLKPKGHNIAIEEKLKIKNQKSNIKIFPNPFVFCTQLSMASGQCSVKDKIRIYDISGKLVEETKDNIIGKNLKSGIYFVKVNDSKPIKVVKMGIVK comes from the coding sequence ATGTTAAAATTTATTATTATTAGTATTTTTACGATTACTTCTTTGTTGTCAGGGGCACAGCAGAATGAAGTTAAGCTTCTTCGATGGGAAGGACCGTCGGGCTCGAAACCCGGAACATTTAAGGAATGGAGCGTTTCTCATCCTTATAAAACGTTTTCTACTGCATTAACCAAAAAACTTTCCGTCCAACGTAAAGCAGGTAAAGTAGTAATATTAGTGGATTCTACGATTGCGTCTTCTCTTACGAGCGAATTAAATCAATTGATGACTAACTTACAATATGAGGGCTATACCGTAAGTAGTTACAACATAGCGGGGGGAACTCCGGAAAACTTGCGTTCATTTTTAAAGGGGCTTTATGATAACGATAACATTGAAGGTGCTTTATTTGTTGGGGATTTGCCTGTGGCATGGTTTCAAGTAGAAAATGATTATGGAACTTATGGTTACGCGGAATGGCCGATTGACCTCTTTTATATGGATTTGAATGGAGATTGGATAGACACTATGAAATATTATGCTGTCGGCGATAGTTTAGCGTCAGGAAAAGATAGTATTTATGATGCTCATTCGGGAGATGTTAACCCTGAAATATATGTTGGCAGGCTTACGCCGACGGGGATTGGCAACGACACTCTTTTGATAAAAAATTATTTTGCTAAAGATAATGCTTACCGTAATCATTCTATCGAATTACAACACAGGGCGTTGGTTTATGTGGAAGATGATTGGCATTACTGGGCGCCGGAATGGGCGGGAGACGTGTCATTACTTTATGATGATACCCTTGTAGTGGCTGATTCTAATGCGACTAGAGTAACTGATTATAGAATAAAATTGGATACTGTCAGGGCATGGGTTTCTGTTTTTGCGCATTCCTGGCCGGGGGGACACGTATTTTATTATAACAATCATGCTTCGTATGATTATTATTATGCTTCGGAATATACAAGTCAAGACCCTCCTGCGAATTTTTATAATCTATTTGCCTGTTCATTTGCAAGATATACGGAAAGCGGATATGGCGGCGGCAGAACTATTTTCAACCAGAGTTATGGAGTCGGCGCAATCGGTTCAACAAAGACAGGCAGTATGCTTGATTTTTACTATTTCTATTTGCCTCTTTCGCAGGGAAAAACTATGGGGGAAGCATTTAAAGATTGGTTCTATTATATAACGGCAGGAGGAGTTAGTTTTGATGATATTTGCTGGCATTACGGAATGACACTTCTTGGAGACCCTTTTCTCAAGCCGAAAGGACATAATATTGCTATAGAAGAAAAATTAAAAATCAAAAATCAAAAATCAAATATTAAAATATTTCCGAATCCGTTTGTGTTTTGCACACAGTTATCAATGGCCAGTGGTCAGTGTTCAGTAAAAGATAAAATACGGATTTATGACATAAGCGGGAAGTTAGTTGAAGAAACAAAAGACAATATAATTGGTAAAAATTTAAAATCGGGAATTTATTTCGTAAAAGTGAATGATAGCAAACCAATTAAAGTAGTAAAGATGGGAATAGTGAAGTAG
- a CDS encoding DUF4416 family protein, which produces MDYPAKLVMGIITADDCNETEVFKTITKRFGTIDIKSDTMVFDVTDYYVVEMGEKLKRQWISFDSLVSQDTLSEIKLETIKMEDSFKRADGTRTVNLDPGYATMHNFVLASTKGYSHRVYLDKGIYAELTFVCKKKRFHSLPWTYFDYRDNIAFFDSIRIKFKSQITSPED; this is translated from the coding sequence ATGGACTATCCGGCTAAACTTGTAATGGGAATTATTACGGCGGATGATTGCAATGAAACAGAAGTATTTAAAACGATAACTAAAAGATTTGGCACTATAGACATTAAAAGCGACACTATGGTATTTGATGTTACGGATTATTACGTCGTTGAGATGGGGGAAAAATTAAAGAGACAATGGATAAGTTTTGACTCTCTTGTTTCGCAGGACACATTAAGCGAAATAAAACTTGAAACCATAAAAATGGAAGATTCTTTTAAAAGAGCAGACGGGACAAGAACCGTAAATCTCGACCCCGGGTATGCAACTATGCACAATTTCGTCCTCGCAAGCACTAAAGGTTACTCGCACCGTGTCTATCTTGACAAAGGTATATATGCAGAGCTAACTTTTGTCTGCAAAAAAAAGAGGTTTCATTCATTGCCCTGGACGTATTTTGACTATCGTGATAATATCGCATTTTTTGACTCGATAAGGATAAAGTTTAAATCCCAGATAACCAGTCCAGAAGACTAA
- a CDS encoding glycosyltransferase family 4 protein encodes MLKKVLFFDHSAQFGGAERSLLDMIAGLKKTDNVFVTSNEAILARFKKKGIRCILFPMPSKIVNKKRNTGINLGEIYIILKLISRFINLLRKENPDVVYTNSQKAHLIGGISGRILQIPVCVHFRDIFNRNLFSKIWTVGIYLIANKLIVISNAVAKQFPASGKIKIIYNGIDIKLNSEKRKKKSSCFTVGYAGQIARWKGIEYFIQSAGIIMQRKNIGVKFIIVGGPIFGDEEYLKELKDLTKELKLEENIQFKGVVENAINEISEFDVLVHPSVFPEPFGRVLIEAGVLGKPVIATNIGAVPEIVIDGETGILVPVKNASAIAEGIIKLFDNPQFNCLLGQNANKRVKEYFNLTNTIISVQNIVNE; translated from the coding sequence ATGTTAAAAAAAGTGTTATTTTTTGACCACTCCGCTCAGTTCGGGGGCGCCGAAAGAAGCCTGCTGGATATGATTGCAGGACTTAAAAAAACGGATAATGTCTTTGTAACTTCAAACGAAGCAATACTGGCAAGATTTAAAAAAAAGGGCATACGATGTATTCTATTTCCTATGCCCTCCAAAATAGTTAATAAAAAACGAAATACCGGAATTAATTTAGGTGAGATTTATATTATCTTAAAACTAATATCAAGATTTATCAATTTGTTAAGGAAAGAAAATCCTGACGTAGTATATACGAATTCTCAAAAAGCGCATTTAATTGGCGGCATTTCGGGGAGAATTTTGCAAATACCGGTATGCGTACATTTCAGGGATATTTTCAACCGGAATTTATTTTCAAAAATCTGGACGGTTGGCATTTACTTAATAGCGAATAAATTAATTGTTATTTCTAATGCCGTGGCAAAACAATTTCCCGCATCCGGCAAAATAAAAATTATTTATAACGGGATAGATATAAAATTAAATTCAGAAAAGAGAAAAAAGAAAAGCTCTTGTTTTACCGTTGGTTATGCAGGACAAATTGCGCGATGGAAAGGCATAGAGTATTTTATTCAATCTGCGGGTATAATTATGCAAAGGAAAAACATAGGCGTTAAATTTATTATAGTTGGGGGACCAATCTTTGGAGACGAAGAATATCTAAAAGAATTAAAAGATTTGACCAAAGAGCTAAAATTAGAAGAAAATATTCAATTTAAAGGGGTCGTAGAAAACGCCATAAATGAAATTTCGGAATTTGATGTATTGGTTCATCCATCGGTTTTCCCCGAGCCTTTTGGCCGCGTACTTATAGAGGCCGGGGTTCTGGGAAAACCCGTTATTGCAACAAATATAGGCGCCGTGCCTGAAATTGTCATAGATGGGGAAACCGGCATCCTTGTTCCCGTTAAAAATGCATCTGCAATTGCAGAGGGGATAATTAAATTGTTTGATAATCCGCAATTTAATTGTTTGCTTGGGCAAAATGCCAATAAACGGGTTAAAGAATATTTTAACTTGACGAATACGATAATTTCTGTTCAAAATATAGTAAATGAATAG
- the gcvPA gene encoding aminomethyl-transferring glycine dehydrogenase subunit GcvPA, with product MPFIPNTDKDRAEMFAKIGVKNFEALLAPIPEHLRLKEPLNIPNPLSEMEVKKLLHRLANNNITGISFMGAGSYDHYIPSLVDYVISRPEFYTAYTPYQPEASQGTLQTIYEYQSMICELFNMDIANASMYDGGSAVAEACKVASNANSKTTFLISEGVNPNYRKCVETYFGKKKVKIIPLKDGQTDIEAIKDIYAKNKDIACTVIQSPNFLGILEPVKEISSVVHSVNSLFIGVPLPISLGMLTPPGEWGADIAVAEGQAFGISQAFGGPGLGILSCKKDFVRSMPGRIIGQTQDSAGRRGFVMTLQTREQHIKRERATSNICTNEGLCAIAACVYLTVMGPEGLKEVGELCYNKAHYLAKRICEIEGFKLVYEKPFFNEFVVSTPISADKIVNKLAKKKIFAGVPVSKFYSGHKNELLIAVTEKRTKEEIEYFVEALKNVK from the coding sequence ATGCCATTTATTCCTAATACTGATAAAGACAGAGCCGAAATGTTCGCAAAGATCGGCGTTAAGAATTTTGAAGCTTTACTTGCTCCTATTCCTGAACATCTTAGACTAAAAGAACCTCTTAATATTCCCAATCCTCTATCCGAAATGGAAGTAAAAAAACTATTACACCGGCTTGCCAATAATAATATAACCGGAATCTCATTTATGGGCGCAGGCAGTTATGACCATTATATACCTTCTTTAGTAGACTATGTAATTTCAAGGCCTGAATTTTATACTGCTTATACGCCTTACCAGCCCGAAGCTTCGCAAGGCACATTACAGACTATTTACGAGTACCAGTCAATGATATGCGAATTATTCAATATGGACATCGCAAACGCTTCTATGTATGACGGCGGTTCGGCAGTCGCAGAAGCCTGTAAAGTTGCATCCAATGCAAATTCCAAGACTACATTTTTAATATCCGAAGGCGTCAACCCAAATTACAGAAAATGCGTTGAAACCTATTTTGGAAAGAAAAAAGTAAAAATCATTCCTCTTAAAGATGGTCAAACAGATATAGAAGCAATTAAAGATATATATGCCAAAAACAAAGATATCGCCTGCACGGTAATACAAAGTCCAAATTTCTTAGGCATACTTGAACCGGTTAAAGAGATATCTTCCGTAGTCCATTCTGTTAATTCATTATTTATAGGTGTACCTTTACCTATTTCTTTGGGTATGCTAACACCTCCCGGAGAATGGGGAGCGGACATCGCCGTCGCCGAAGGTCAGGCATTTGGGATTTCCCAGGCTTTTGGCGGACCGGGACTCGGTATTTTATCCTGTAAAAAGGATTTTGTAAGAAGTATGCCCGGAAGAATAATCGGTCAAACACAGGATAGTGCAGGAAGAAGAGGTTTTGTTATGACCTTGCAAACAAGGGAACAGCATATAAAACGCGAACGTGCAACCTCTAATATATGCACAAACGAAGGTTTATGCGCTATTGCCGCTTGTGTATATCTTACCGTAATGGGTCCAGAGGGATTAAAAGAAGTTGGCGAACTATGTTATAACAAAGCTCATTATCTTGCAAAAAGAATATGTGAAATAGAAGGATTTAAATTGGTTTACGAGAAGCCGTTTTTTAATGAATTTGTAGTCAGCACTCCAATTTCTGCAGATAAAATAGTAAATAAGCTTGCCAAAAAGAAAATATTTGCAGGCGTGCCTGTTTCAAAGTTCTATTCCGGTCATAAGAATGAACTCCTCATAGCGGTAACGGAAAAAAGAACAAAAGAAGAAATAGAATATTTTGTTGAAGCCCTCAAAAACGTCAAATAG
- a CDS encoding uL22 family ribosomal protein has product MEGTAHQKYVRASPKKLRRFVAEIRGKSVLMAESILKLSASPTVDHVAKAIHSAASNLRNKMGVDAPEFDNIIISEIRIDSAPMWKRLKFRARGKADLMMKRNAHITIKVVESPYSIKMREKQTGVKDKVAPVAAKPKKALPGKEKAVPKTAKSEVIVPKKEHTVKKTDAPSAAAPQKRKVFRTPKGK; this is encoded by the coding sequence ATGGAAGGCACAGCACATCAGAAATATGTAAGAGCTTCTCCTAAGAAATTAAGGAGATTTGTAGCCGAGATAAGAGGAAAAAGCGTACTTATGGCGGAAAGTATTTTAAAACTTTCTGCTTCCCCTACGGTTGATCACGTTGCTAAGGCAATCCATTCGGCAGCTTCCAATTTAAGAAATAAAATGGGTGTAGACGCACCTGAATTCGACAATATCATAATATCCGAAATTAGAATTGATAGCGCTCCTATGTGGAAAAGACTTAAATTCCGCGCAAGAGGCAAAGCGGATTTAATGATGAAAAGAAATGCGCATATTACCATAAAAGTCGTAGAAAGTCCTTATTCCATAAAAATGAGAGAAAAACAAACCGGAGTTAAGGATAAAGTAGCACCGGTAGCTGCGAAACCGAAAAAAGCATTGCCGGGCAAAGAAAAAGCTGTACCTAAAACTGCTAAATCAGAAGTGATTGTCCCTAAGAAAGAACATACAGTCAAGAAAACTGATGCTCCTTCTGCTGCTGCTCCTCAGAAAAGAAAAGTTTTCCGTACCCCAAAGGGAAAATAA
- the rpsS gene encoding 30S ribosomal protein S19, whose amino-acid sequence MGRSLKKGYWVDAKLVEKLKKLDKLADKKIIKTWSRDSTVTPDFVGHTIAVHDGHKHIPVYVSESMVGHLLGEFAPTRIFRGHSGKKARAEESGAPAAAPQPKKS is encoded by the coding sequence ATGGGACGGTCCCTAAAAAAAGGATATTGGGTAGATGCGAAACTAGTCGAGAAATTAAAAAAACTTGATAAATTGGCAGATAAGAAAATAATAAAAACATGGTCCCGTGATTCTACGGTTACTCCGGACTTTGTAGGACATACAATAGCCGTGCACGATGGACATAAACATATTCCCGTATACGTAAGCGAAAGTATGGTTGGGCATCTTCTTGGAGAATTTGCGCCTACACGTATTTTCAGGGGACATAGTGGTAAAAAAGCGCGTGCAGAAGAATCCGGTGCTCCGGCAGCTGCACCACAACCAAAGAAATCTTAA
- a CDS encoding cold-shock protein — translation MESGKVKWFNERKGFGFIERASGGDVFVHYSDIDGKGFRALEEGQEVEFEVVETDKGPKAVNIKIK, via the coding sequence ATGGAATCAGGAAAAGTTAAGTGGTTTAATGAGCGTAAAGGCTTCGGTTTTATCGAGCGCGCAAGTGGTGGAGACGTATTTGTTCACTACTCGGATATAGATGGAAAAGGATTTCGCGCACTTGAAGAAGGACAGGAAGTAGAATTTGAAGTTGTTGAAACTGATAAGGGCCCAAAGGCAGTCAACATAAAAATTAAGTAG
- a CDS encoding pseudouridine synthase yields the protein MKYILIMRLNKFIAKAGISSRRKADILIEKGKVKINGKVITTLGIDVDVEKDIVEIEGKVLKIEYPLLVALNKPPGYVTTLEDRHADLIITDLIQDIKLRLFPVGRLDKDAEGLILLTNNGDIAYRLTHPKFEMEKEYLVWTDGNLDWTGIKTLEKGIEWEGEILTAKKVELLENRKIRIILTEGKKREIKNMIRALGCTVIRLQRIRIGKMVLGDLEMGKYRIYKISETELQSKTPYDYFLNLII from the coding sequence ATGAAATATATATTGATTATGAGATTGAATAAATTTATAGCAAAGGCAGGAATTTCTTCAAGGAGAAAAGCGGATATACTTATAGAAAAAGGTAAAGTTAAAATAAACGGTAAAGTAATAACGACATTAGGCATAGACGTTGATGTAGAGAAAGACATCGTAGAAATAGAAGGAAAAGTTTTAAAAATCGAATATCCCCTTTTGGTTGCGCTGAATAAACCACCCGGGTATGTTACCACGCTTGAGGATAGACACGCCGATCTTATTATAACTGATTTGATACAGGATATTAAATTACGTCTTTTCCCGGTGGGCAGACTGGATAAAGATGCTGAGGGATTGATTTTACTGACAAATAATGGTGACATTGCATACAGGCTTACTCATCCGAAGTTTGAAATGGAAAAAGAATATCTTGTCTGGACGGATGGAAACCTTGACTGGACCGGGATAAAAACACTTGAAAAAGGAATAGAATGGGAAGGTGAAATTCTGACAGCTAAAAAAGTAGAACTCCTTGAAAACAGGAAAATTAGAATTATTCTTACGGAAGGGAAGAAAAGAGAAATAAAAAATATGATAAGGGCGTTAGGTTGTACCGTAATAAGACTGCAAAGAATAAGAATAGGGAAAATGGTTTTGGGGGATTTAGAAATGGGTAAATATAGAATTTATAAAATAAGCGAAACAGAGTTACAAAGCAAAACCCCTTATGACTATTTTTTGAACCTGATTATTTAA